Part of the Niallia alba genome is shown below.
CACTCTCGAATAAGCGGAAGAGGGAAAAATCAGAATATCTATTTTCATCCTTATTATCGAAAATTAGAGGAAAGTGAAACAAACTATTCTGTAATAGAACCACCTCATACGATTTACAGTTATAATGGTTTATCCATTATTCCTAACTCAGAGAAGACTACAGTATTATCTTTTCACAATAAAATTAGAAATGTACCATCTAATGATATTTTGGGATTCGTATCTATTGATATAAACCTTTCTAAAATTGAAGGGATAGTGAATAGGCTATATAAAGATACAGAAAATCTTTCTATTATAAATGAAAATGGAACCGTTATCTATTCTTCTGATGAAACGTTAATTGGAAAGAAAAGCAGGGATAAATGGTTTTATGAATTGCGCAATAATCCACAGCAAAACAAATTAAATTGGGAAAGAAAAGATTTTTCTGGTGTCATTTTTTATGAAAATATTACAGTGCAAGATAATCATTTGTATATGATAAAAAGCATTCCTTATGCCAGCCTTTATAAAAGTGCAAAGGAAACCGCATTTATGAATACGATCATTGCCTTATTGGCTTTAATTGTTGTCTTGATTATAACGATAATTATTTCTTTTAAAATTACAGCACCTATTAAAGTATTAATTGAAAAGATGAAAAAAGCAGAACAGGGTATCTTTGAGACAGATTTTGAGATTGTAGGACAGGATGAGATTGGGATGCTAGGCAGACATTTTAAATCAATGGTTTTGCAAATAAATAGACTGATAGATAAAGAATATAAATTGCAGTTAGAAAATAAATCATCCCAATTAAAGGTTTTGCAATCACAGATAAATCCTCATTTTCTGTACAATAGCTTTCAGTCTATCGGTACACTTGCTCTGAAAATGAATGCTGTTCCGGTTTATACCTTATTAACGTCTCTATCGGCTATGATGCGATACAGCATGGATATGAGAGAGGAAATGGTACCGTTCTCTAAGGAAATAAACCATTCACAATCTTATCTAGCATTACAGAAACAAAGATTTGAGGATGAGTTAGACGTAACATTAACACTTGATCCAAATATGTATGAGATTCTCGTTCCTAAAATGATTCTGCAGCCAATCATTGAAAACTGTTTTAAACATGGGTTTAGCGATAATATGGAGGACGCAAAGATATCGATCCGTTCGTATCGAGAGGATGATTATTTAGTCCTTATTGTTCAAGATAATGGGAAAGGTATTAGTAGAGAAAGGCTTGAGAGAATACGTAATCGATTGTATCACAACAAAGGAAGAAAGGCTGGCAAAGAAGGAGAGTCCATTGGGTTAAAAAATATTTATGATCGTTTGCAGCTGTATTATGGAAGACAAGCGATGTTAGAAATGGAAAGTATAGAGAATAACGAATTTACTGTAATGATTCATATTCCTGTATCTTTACAAGAGGGAGTGGAAGGGCATGAAGGCACTTATCGTTGATGATGAAAGACATGTTCGTGAAGGAATTAAGCTTCTTGCTGACTGGGCAGGTAATGAGATTACGGAAATTTATGAAGCAAGTAATGGAGAAGACGCCATTCAAATTATTGAATCGGTTCATCCGGAAATTATCTTTTCTGACATGAAAATGCCTAAAATAGATGGAACACAGCTCTTAAAATGGATGGATGAACATTATGCTGAGGGGAAAACAATTGTCGTGACGGGGTATGATGACTATCATTATATGAGAAAAGCCATGCATTATGGTAGCTCAGACTACTTGTTGAAACCTATTGATCCTAAAATGTTGAATGATACATTAATGAGGGTAGTGCAAGAATGGAAACAAGAGGAAGTGGAAAGAAAAAATAAACAGGATAAAAACCTACTTATTAATAAAATGAAGCCTGCGTACCGAGATCAGCAACTAACGCACATGATAAATAATGATCCAATAGATAAGAATGTTTTGGAAGAATTTCTTTTAATAGAAGCAAAGGCATATACAATTGCCCTCATGCAACTAAGTAATGGAGCTATTGAGCAATTCAAAGGGGATCGAGACCTAACACTATTTACTTTATTAAATGTAATAAATGAGGAGCTTAGCAGGCATAATAGTGGAATTGCCTTTCATTATGTAACTGCTAAAGGAGAAATTGTTCTTCTTATCAAAAGAAGAAAAGAAGAAGCAGTTATTCTAATACGAGGGGTACATAATACGCTTAAAGAGCTACTAGGACTATCTTGTACGATAACGATTGGTTTAGAAGTAACCTCCATTACACAATTGAATCTTTCTTATCAATATGCTAAATCTATTATGATGAATAGAGATGTATCGGGAAATCAACAAGATAAAATAATAACGGATAAAAAGGAAAAAGAGATAAAAAGCTTAATGGGGTATGCTAGTTCCATTAAAATGGCTGTTCAGGCAGGCGAGTTAAATGCTTTTCATTCGCTCATTGGGCAAATTCAAAAAGATCTAACTAGTAATAACCAACTGTCATGGAGGCAACTTATCCATTTGGAAAATGAATATCAAATGATTAGTACAAGATGGCATAAGGAATTTAATCTCCCAATGAATATTTCGACCAACATAGAGGAACAAATTAATCGGTTTATAGACAAAAATGATCATTTTCAGTTAGAAGCTTATAAAACAAGGAAGAAAAAAGAAATTGCTTTGTTTCTTCGCCGCGTGAAAAGACAAAATACAAGAAAGTCTCAAAATGTTATTCATGAGATTGAAAAGTATGTAAAGGCAAACTTTCATCGAGAGATTAAACTCCAAGAAATATCCAATCATTTTTATATTAGCAGAGAATATATTTCAAGAAAATTCAAACAGGAATACAACATAAATATTTCCGAGTATGTAGTGTCCATCCGAATGAAAAAAGCACAGGAACTATTGAAAAGCAGTAATCTAAAGGTATATGATATTGCCAATATGATTGGATACCAAGACGATAAATATTTTCGCAAAGTATTTAAAAAAATAGTAGGTGTTTCACCAAATGAATATCGTGAAAAGAAGCTAGAGGATATAAAGTGAAATTCTAGCATTAGCTTGTCTTCCACTTGCTTTAAGGAAATAGAGAAAATGGGTGTATAAATTGAACTATGATAAATTACTACATATCGAAACGGAAGAAATACAATTTGGATTCAATAAATCTTACCATTATCATCGGTATGAACCAACTCCATATGAGCATTTAGAAAAGTTATTTCATGAATTTCCTCTTCATAAGACAGACTATGTAGTCGATTTTGGCTGTGGGAAAGGCCGCTTAAACTTTTTCATTCATTACTTATTTCAATCTACCGTAACGGGTATTGAAATGAATGAGGAATTTTACCAGGATGCGTTATACAATCTAGAAAAATACAGGGAAAATAGGAAGGTAAGAGAAGGGAAGATAAATTTTCATTTAGGAAAAGCAGAAGGTTATGCTATACAACCAGAAGATAATTATTTCTATTTCTTCAACCCTTTTTCCTTGCCAATCTTTCAAAAGATTATCAGTAATTTGTTTTATTCGCTAGAGGAAAAAAGCCGTATAGTGAAAATTATCCTCTATTTTCCCTCAAATGAATATCTATTTTTTATGGATAATCATGCGTTTTTTGAAAAAGAGGCAGATGTACATGTAGGGAATAAGACAGATAAAGACCATTTTGTTATTTATAAATCAATCTATTAATTTACTGGCTTTCTGCCCGTTTTCGTCCTAGAGAAAATGGGTTTTTCTGTTTTCTTTCATTCTAATGTTTGGAAAATAATGCTAGGAATGAAAGGATTGTCTAAAGTTGATTTATCCTTTATATTCAGTTATATAAGTAAAAAGACATAGGTGAAAAGTCTTTTAAAATTGTAAAATACGTAAATGAGAAGAACAACTGATTCAATGAACTGTCCCTCATGACCGTATTTTTTAGAGGGGAAATTACTATTTTTACATTGCCAAGCGTTGATACCGTAACTTATTTACCAGTGGAATATTCCATTCCTATTATCCTATTATCGGTTGTTATTGCATGTTTAGCATCATATACATCACTTTCTATGAATGAAAGGATTGTTTATAGTAGCTTTTTCCACCGATACGTATGGTTAGGGTTAGCATCCATTACGATGGGATTTGGAATTTGGTCTATGCACTTTATTGGAATGAGTGCATCGAGACTCCCAGTAGAAATGAGTTTTAATGTCCCATTAACGATTCTTTCGATAGTGCCAGCTATTCTAGCAACCTTTTTAGCTTTCATCCTATCAAGTAAGGCAAGGAATTCTACTAGATTAATTGTATTCGCTGGAATGTTTATGGGGATTGGCATCAGCGCTATGCACTACATTGGGATGAAAGCAATGATTTTAGAGGCTGATTATGCTTATCATTTAGGGTATTTTATTTTATCTGTTTTCATTGCAATTCTTGTTTCATTTTTTTCGTTATTTATTTTTTTGAAGCTGCAGCCATATATGAATAACTTTATCGTGAAAGGTATTACCTCTCTTTTGATGGGGATCGCGATATCGAGTATGCATTATACAGGAATGCATGCTGTCAAGTATTATGTGGATTCGGATTTGGAACTTATTCACTCCCATATGCATCACATGAGTATAAAATCAATTATTCTTGGTGTAACAATCGGTATTGTTATTATTCTATTATTGTCCATTTTATCAAGTCTACTGGATCGCTATGTGGATTATCGCCTAAACTATTTTGACGCCTTAACGAAGCTTCCAAATCGTAGACAATTTGAAAGGTTAATTGAATCTTCCACTTATTTAACTGGAATGGCTATTCTTCATATTCACGATTTAAATAAATGGAATAGTAAGTATGGCTATTACTTTGGTGATAAAATTATCATTTATATTGAAGAATTATGTACGAAATTAATGCCCCCTAATGTAGAATTGTTTCGAATAGAAGGCAACCGTTTCGCATTCTTAAGTATGACTAATGAAGACTTAGAGAAATTGCTTGCAGGACTTAATCATTTAACAACTATTTTATCTAGTCCAGTGACAATTGATGATCAAATCATCAAGATAGAAACAGCTATTGCTCTATCTGTTAATGAGAAAAAAATTTCTTCCAAACAAATATATAAAAATGCTGTTGCCGTTTTAACCCATTATTCGATTCGCTATGATAATGAAATTATAAAGTATGATTCAGATAAACATAAACGGACCTTCGCTAATCATCTTGTGAATGAGATAGAGGATGCTCTCATAAAAAAACAGCTATACTTAGTCTATCAGCCTAAAGTATTCCTAAATTCAAAGGAAGTAGCTGGAGTGGAAGCCTTGTTGAGGTGGAAGCATCCTATATATGGAGAGCTTTCACCAGCTGTGTTTATTCCGATTTTAGAGGCGTCTGATAAAATGTGGGAGGTTACCGATTGGATCATTGAAGAGGTATGTAAGCAACTTGCCATATGGGAGCAGCAAGGTAGAAGCATCCCTATAGCTATTAACATTCCAGGTCCATATGTGACCTCTCCAAGATTAATAAGAAGCTTAACAACCAATGTAGACAAATATGAGCTAAGTCCGTCACTAATAGAGCTTGAAATAACAGAAACTAGTGCTGTTGGTAATATTGAAGGGGCAATTCAATCCGTACAAGCTTTTAGAAGTGCAGGCTTTTCAGTTGCTCTTGATGATTTTGGTACAGGCGTATCTTCCCTATCTTATTTAAAAAGAATTCCAGTCAACACATTAAAAATAGATAAATCATTTATTGATGGAGTTCCTGAATCGCAAAAGGATGGAGAAATTATTAAGGCTATTATGGCCCTAGGGAGTTCTCTGCATTTGAGCATTGTGATAGAAGGGGTAGAAAGAGAAGAACAGATTGAATATTTATCTGCTATCAATGAGTTGCCAATTATCCAAGGCTACTATTATGCTAAACCAATGAATATTATTGCTTTAGAAGAGTGGGTTTTTCGTTTAAAAGAACAATATCGATAAATAGAGAATAAGGATCATCCATTTCGATAAAAAAAGAAAGGATGATCCTTTTCTTATAGTGAAAAAATTCTAGATTATCTAGTATGATTGGGAATTAAACACAGTCTGTGGTGAGCTATGACTGTTATTCTGTAGATAGGTTAATGTCTTTAGAGAATACTCCTGTACTTTTTGAATCACAGGAAGTGTTTTCTATTTGGATAGATGATGAACTTGGAGCACTTACTTTTCTAGTTTTAGCGAAGAAAGACTGATAAAATATGAAAGAGAAACAACAAAAGATCATTACTAAAAATAAGCTGTTCAGAACGAAACTCATTTATTCATCCTCCTTTGATTGTGCCGATAATGTAACTATACCGTTTATTAATGAAGGTAGTATAAAGAAAGAGTTAAGTTTAAGTGGAGTCAGTGTAAAGAAGATTAGCAAATCGATAATTAAGAGGTGTTTTTATGTATTTATCAATGAAGGAAACCGCAGATCTGCTTTCCATTTCGGAAATAAAAGTAAAAAACTTAATTTTACAAAACCAAATCCGGGCCATCTATGATGGAACAGATTATCTTATTAATAAGGAGCAATTTAATACCCACTTTAAACAAGTAGAAACATATAAAAAATTCGTAGAAGAAGTATTAAATGAACCGATTCCCGAAGATTTGGACATTAAAGATGAGGATTAATTTCTTATAAGTAAATAGGATATATCACTAGCGTCGCATTAAAATAATTCAAAGCCCTTTATAAATCTGAATTTTCTGCAATATTATTCATGCACAAAAAAATCCTTTATAATGGTTGGGTGGTAGTAAACCATCCAAATCCAAAATAAAGGACATACGCATGGATAAGTTTACACGAAAAACATCATTTGAACAATGGCTTTCACCGATTTCCTCCACAAAACTAGAGGAACTTGTGGAAGCCTATCAATTAAATTACTATACAAAGAAGCTGTACATTGCTTCATTCTTGAAATTACTCGTATTCGCACAACTCAACGAAACCGAAAGTCTACGTGCGGTTAGTGATACGTTATTCTCGGATGACCTACAAAAAGCAACCGAACTAGAATCAATTAGCTTTTCGCAACTGGGACGCCGGCTAAATCAAGTGCCGACAGAGGTGTTCCAGCAGGTGTTTCTAGATTTAGTCGCGCAAATTCATAAGAAAACGCATTTTGAAAAGCGACGGAAAATGACAACACCACTGAAAATCATCGACTCAAGTACGTTACCATTGAACCTGAACAATCATAAATGGGCTGAATTCCGCAAAACAAAATCAGGCATTAAGCTCCATTTACGTCTTGTTTACTTAGAAAAGGGCTGTTCATACCCGGATAAAGCGGTGTTAACGAATGCGATTGAACATGATCGAGGTCAGCTAGAAGTACTTGTTGACGACAAAGAGTGCATGTATGTTTTTGACCGTGGTTACTTGGATTACAAGCAATTTGACCGTATGACAGACGACGGGTATTTCTTTGTCTCACGCTTACGAAAAAACGCCGTTACACATCAAATCGAGAAATTTCACCTTCCAAAAAATTCAACTGTTTTATCAGATGAAATGATTTCTTTGGGCACAGCACAAAGTCGGGCTGGTAATGAGTTTCGACTACTGAAAGTGATGGATTCAAAAGGGAATGAGCTGCACCTCATCACGAATCGTTTCGACTTAAATGCGGATGAACTCGCTGAACTGTACAAATCACGCTGGGCAATCGAGCTGTTTTTCAAGTGGATGAAACAACACTTGAACATCAAAAAGTTCTACGGACAAAGCGAACAAGCTGTCCATAATCAAGTGTACATCGCGATGATTGTCTACTGTTTAAACGTACTGGCTCAGTTGGGTACAAACAGTTCACGGACGTACTTACAAATTAGTCGGTTGTTAAAAGCAGCACCGTGGAAATCCGCACACATTTGGATTCGAAAAATAGCAGGAAGAGCTGTCCCGTAAAGGTTTAACCGTCTCTGTCGCCCTCGCCAAAGGTTATAGTGAAAAAATGGATGATTACTACCTCTGTTCACGTGTCTTCATTTTTCTTCTCAAACGGAAAAATAATAAAACAGAAAATTCAGTCAATATTTATGCGACGTTAGTGAGGATATATCTTTATTAAACGCTTGGCTTAATGGAGATATACCCTTATATTATGTTTATACTTCTAGCCACGAATGAGACCAATTTTCGATTTCTTTCATAATTGGTTTTAATGAACGCCCTTTTTCTGTTAGCGAGTATTCAATTCTAACAGGAGTTTCAGGGTACACTTCTCTTACCACAATACCTGCTTGCTCTAAATCCTTTAATCTCTCCGATAAAAGTCTTCCGCTTATGCCAATGGAGGATTCTATAGAACAGAAACGTTGAGGACCGTTTAACAGCTGATAAATAATTAAACCAGTCCAGCGTTGGCTTAAAATACTCATTGCTTTTTCAAACCGTGGACAAATTGACGAATGGTTCATTTTACATCCCCCCCTCTTAATAAGTATACAATAATTATTATTTTAAGTAAAAATATTATGAATCGTAATTAGATTACTTTACAATTGTTATTTATTAAATTAAAATTACTTACATAAAGTAAGTAACTTAGGAGGAAGAATAAATGGCATTTCATGACGATTCAACTATTTATGCGAGAACAGTAACATTAAAAGTATCTAATCTTGAAAACTCCCTTTTATTTTATACAGATATAATGGGGTTTTCTGTTGCAAGCAAAGAGAAGAAGAAAGCAGCTCTGTGTGCTGGAGCAGGGGAACCCTTTCTGTTCTTAGAAGAGTTAGAAGAGGTCGAGCCAAAAACGATACGCACAACAGGACTATATCATTTTGCTATATTAGTTCCATCAAGAGAGGATCTCGGTTTAGTATTAAACCATTTACTAGATACAGGATATCCATTGCAAGGGGCCTCAGATCATTTTGTCAGTGAAGCAATCTATTTAGCAGATCCAGACGGGAATGGG
Proteins encoded:
- a CDS encoding cache domain-containing sensor histidine kinase; its protein translation is MRWGIRKKLMIFLLLATILPFGGSIILTYFQTIHNINKESVAYNTELMKKGNEELTTYLEDIALMSTLLYRYTPFMNVLTQGVGENSKENMEEVRRVLAYVYNSRSEIEQMHLYINEGRDSFTNYHSRISGRGKNQNIYFHPYYRKLEESETNYSVIEPPHTIYSYNGLSIIPNSEKTTVLSFHNKIRNVPSNDILGFVSIDINLSKIEGIVNRLYKDTENLSIINENGTVIYSSDETLIGKKSRDKWFYELRNNPQQNKLNWERKDFSGVIFYENITVQDNHLYMIKSIPYASLYKSAKETAFMNTIIALLALIVVLIITIIISFKITAPIKVLIEKMKKAEQGIFETDFEIVGQDEIGMLGRHFKSMVLQINRLIDKEYKLQLENKSSQLKVLQSQINPHFLYNSFQSIGTLALKMNAVPVYTLLTSLSAMMRYSMDMREEMVPFSKEINHSQSYLALQKQRFEDELDVTLTLDPNMYEILVPKMILQPIIENCFKHGFSDNMEDAKISIRSYREDDYLVLIVQDNGKGISRERLERIRNRLYHNKGRKAGKEGESIGLKNIYDRLQLYYGRQAMLEMESIENNEFTVMIHIPVSLQEGVEGHEGTYR
- a CDS encoding response regulator transcription factor, translated to MKALIVDDERHVREGIKLLADWAGNEITEIYEASNGEDAIQIIESVHPEIIFSDMKMPKIDGTQLLKWMDEHYAEGKTIVVTGYDDYHYMRKAMHYGSSDYLLKPIDPKMLNDTLMRVVQEWKQEEVERKNKQDKNLLINKMKPAYRDQQLTHMINNDPIDKNVLEEFLLIEAKAYTIALMQLSNGAIEQFKGDRDLTLFTLLNVINEELSRHNSGIAFHYVTAKGEIVLLIKRRKEEAVILIRGVHNTLKELLGLSCTITIGLEVTSITQLNLSYQYAKSIMMNRDVSGNQQDKIITDKKEKEIKSLMGYASSIKMAVQAGELNAFHSLIGQIQKDLTSNNQLSWRQLIHLENEYQMISTRWHKEFNLPMNISTNIEEQINRFIDKNDHFQLEAYKTRKKKEIALFLRRVKRQNTRKSQNVIHEIEKYVKANFHREIKLQEISNHFYISREYISRKFKQEYNINISEYVVSIRMKKAQELLKSSNLKVYDIANMIGYQDDKYFRKVFKKIVGVSPNEYREKKLEDIK
- a CDS encoding class I SAM-dependent methyltransferase; this encodes MYKLNYDKLLHIETEEIQFGFNKSYHYHRYEPTPYEHLEKLFHEFPLHKTDYVVDFGCGKGRLNFFIHYLFQSTVTGIEMNEEFYQDALYNLEKYRENRKVREGKINFHLGKAEGYAIQPEDNYFYFFNPFSLPIFQKIISNLFYSLEEKSRIVKIILYFPSNEYLFFMDNHAFFEKEADVHVGNKTDKDHFVIYKSIY
- a CDS encoding bifunctional diguanylate cyclase/phosphodiesterase, whose translation is MTVFFRGEITIFTLPSVDTVTYLPVEYSIPIILLSVVIACLASYTSLSMNERIVYSSFFHRYVWLGLASITMGFGIWSMHFIGMSASRLPVEMSFNVPLTILSIVPAILATFLAFILSSKARNSTRLIVFAGMFMGIGISAMHYIGMKAMILEADYAYHLGYFILSVFIAILVSFFSLFIFLKLQPYMNNFIVKGITSLLMGIAISSMHYTGMHAVKYYVDSDLELIHSHMHHMSIKSIILGVTIGIVIILLLSILSSLLDRYVDYRLNYFDALTKLPNRRQFERLIESSTYLTGMAILHIHDLNKWNSKYGYYFGDKIIIYIEELCTKLMPPNVELFRIEGNRFAFLSMTNEDLEKLLAGLNHLTTILSSPVTIDDQIIKIETAIALSVNEKKISSKQIYKNAVAVLTHYSIRYDNEIIKYDSDKHKRTFANHLVNEIEDALIKKQLYLVYQPKVFLNSKEVAGVEALLRWKHPIYGELSPAVFIPILEASDKMWEVTDWIIEEVCKQLAIWEQQGRSIPIAINIPGPYVTSPRLIRSLTTNVDKYELSPSLIELEITETSAVGNIEGAIQSVQAFRSAGFSVALDDFGTGVSSLSYLKRIPVNTLKIDKSFIDGVPESQKDGEIIKAIMALGSSLHLSIVIEGVEREEQIEYLSAINELPIIQGYYYAKPMNIIALEEWVFRLKEQYR
- a CDS encoding excisionase family DNA-binding protein, whose amino-acid sequence is MYLSMKETADLLSISEIKVKNLILQNQIRAIYDGTDYLINKEQFNTHFKQVETYKKFVEEVLNEPIPEDLDIKDED
- a CDS encoding IS4 family transposase, with translation MDKFTRKTSFEQWLSPISSTKLEELVEAYQLNYYTKKLYIASFLKLLVFAQLNETESLRAVSDTLFSDDLQKATELESISFSQLGRRLNQVPTEVFQQVFLDLVAQIHKKTHFEKRRKMTTPLKIIDSSTLPLNLNNHKWAEFRKTKSGIKLHLRLVYLEKGCSYPDKAVLTNAIEHDRGQLEVLVDDKECMYVFDRGYLDYKQFDRMTDDGYFFVSRLRKNAVTHQIEKFHLPKNSTVLSDEMISLGTAQSRAGNEFRLLKVMDSKGNELHLITNRFDLNADELAELYKSRWAIELFFKWMKQHLNIKKFYGQSEQAVHNQVYIAMIVYCLNVLAQLGTNSSRTYLQISRLLKAAPWKSAHIWIRKIAGRAVP
- a CDS encoding winged helix-turn-helix transcriptional regulator; this translates as MNHSSICPRFEKAMSILSQRWTGLIIYQLLNGPQRFCSIESSIGISGRLLSERLKDLEQAGIVVREVYPETPVRIEYSLTEKGRSLKPIMKEIENWSHSWLEV